Sequence from the Maribellus comscasis genome:
CAATGGAAGTAACAAATGATGGAAAATTACTTGTACACGGACCTACAACCACCCCGCAGGTTTTGGATTAGCAGATTAACCAAAATCGACCACATATGAAAACCTTCCTCGCAAACATACTGATTGTAATTTCTTTGGCAGCAACAAGCCAGGAAAGATTTACAGACCTTGACGGACAAAAGTTCCGCATAAAAACATTAGGAGACGGAGACATTACTGTTTTGTTTGAAAATGGTATGTCCGATAGTCTGGAGGTGTGGCAATCAATTCCTGATTCGGTTGCAAAATTTGCAAGGGTATTTTTATATGACCGCGCAGATATTGGAAAATCTGATCTTTCCCGCCAGGAACGAAGCATCCCTAATATGGTCTCCGAACTAAAAAGCGTCTTGAAAAAAGAAAATATCAAACCTCCTTATATTTTGGTTGGGCATTCATTGGGGGGACTTATCGATCGCTATTTTGCAAGCGAGTACCCCGGGGAAGTTTTAGGAATGTTATTGCTCGATCCGAGCGCAGAATCATATTGGAAAAGCATGAGCAAGAAAGAGCTAAAAAAATACATCAAAGGTGGCACGGAGTGGTATGAAAGTCGTTTTAAAGTGCAATACAGAAAAGAGTGGTACCAATTTATTCCCAACCTGAATTATATGAACAATTTAAAAATCCCGAAAGACATGCCAATAATATTACTCTCAGCAAAACAATTGGAATGGTCAAAATATCAACCTGATATTATTGACGGTTTTACAAATGCAAAGCTTGTAAAATTAAAAGGAGATCATTACACACACATAGCCCACGCAGAATTAACCACAAATTGGATAAAAGAGCTGGTCGAAAGAACAGGTTATTAAATATTTTACCCCCTCAACATTAATAAAATAAAAAACATTTGCTACTTTTGCATTACTTTTAAAAAGAGAAAAAACATATCAAAAATCCCTTCCGGGGAAAATGAAAGGCACTTACTGATGTAGGAAAGTTATTCATATACATTCGTGCTTTTCAAAAAATCCATTATAAAATTTTCAAGATTTACGTTGACCGACAAAGCAATATTTGTCGTCAATTATAAAATCTATCATTAAAAAGAATAAAAATGAATATCAAAGAGATAAGCACATATACAATAAAACCGGAACTGTATACACCCGGCACAGATGTAATGTGGACCAACGAATACATTTCCAAACAATTATTGCAGGTTCACCTTAACACCGAAATTGACCTGGCAAGTCGTAAGGGAAACACCATTAAAAAAACAACTGACTGGATTCTGGGGCAAACACAAAAAACGTCCCTCGGAATTCTTGATCTTGGTTGCGGCCCGGGTCTGTATTCAGAACTCCTTACCCAAAAGGGGCACAAAGTTACTGCGGTTGACTTTTCAAAGAATTCTATTGAGTATGCAAA
This genomic interval carries:
- a CDS encoding alpha/beta fold hydrolase; amino-acid sequence: MKTFLANILIVISLAATSQERFTDLDGQKFRIKTLGDGDITVLFENGMSDSLEVWQSIPDSVAKFARVFLYDRADIGKSDLSRQERSIPNMVSELKSVLKKENIKPPYILVGHSLGGLIDRYFASEYPGEVLGMLLLDPSAESYWKSMSKKELKKYIKGGTEWYESRFKVQYRKEWYQFIPNLNYMNNLKIPKDMPIILLSAKQLEWSKYQPDIIDGFTNAKLVKLKGDHYTHIAHAELTTNWIKELVERTGY